A genomic window from Companilactobacillus alimentarius DSM 20249 includes:
- a CDS encoding alpha-mannosidase, translated as MGKKKVFVISHSHWDREWYMAYEQHHMRLVKLMDDLLDLFNKEPRFNSFHLDGQTIILDDYLKVRPERRSEVEKRVQEGKLRIGPFYILQDDFLISPEANVRDMLIGNQESKKWGNRVNLGYFPDTFGNMGQTPQMLKLADLKYAAFGRGVKPTGLNNQVFDNEKYTSQYSEMWWQGPDNSKVLSVLFANWYSNGNEIPIDKAEAKKFWDEKLADAEKYASTDNLLMMNGVDHQPVQKNVIQALDVAQELYPDYEFIHSNFDDYLQAVSKSIPKDLGKINGELTSQETDGWYTLANTSSSRVYLKQENTKVERELENIAEPLSTMAYNGTTDYPHDQLRYAWKMLLQNNPHDSICGCSVDDVHREMMTRFAKAKEVGKFVARDAIATLANQINTSKFPQDSKPFILVNTNGHEKTEMKTVEIEWERALFADGKPEDQYEAMKQAQNDLSEFKVIDQTGREVPFDFVSSDVRFGYDLPKDKFRIPYMALYITIQLNLTAMPAFSWKVLALSKTNQIRKPEVKQYYDADERILENNWLRVSIKDNGSLNILDKKTNREYDNQLIFEDTGDIGNEYIYRQSVDQKTVLSSDIQAKIKVLQNNFLGAKIQIQQTMMLPESADARLEYERQAVIDITQRKAKRSDKLVPLTITTVITLSKNADQLKFKTSFNNQMKDHRMRVLFRTNLKSNYNSADSIFETVKRSNHVSDSWKNPTNPQHQQNFVNICDDQGGVTIGNLGLNEYEILPDNNTIALTLLCSVGEMGDWGYFGTPDAQCLGKFTFEYSIAFHDQSIMSQTETYQQAKTNQVSIQSIQTSIHTGKRKPESAFMTLKSDSFAVTSLKQAENSSGNILRGYNLTQNESSVDSNILSKAKTVNFIEEDYPTKSLNMLEPAEIKTYKFSF; from the coding sequence ATGGGTAAAAAAAAAGTTTTCGTTATTTCACATAGTCATTGGGATCGCGAATGGTATATGGCTTATGAACAACATCATATGCGTCTAGTTAAACTGATGGATGATTTATTGGATCTTTTTAATAAAGAACCAAGATTTAATAGTTTTCATCTTGATGGTCAAACAATTATTCTTGATGATTATTTGAAAGTACGACCAGAACGACGAAGTGAAGTAGAGAAAAGAGTTCAAGAAGGTAAATTAAGAATTGGACCTTTTTATATTTTGCAAGATGATTTCCTAATCAGTCCAGAAGCAAATGTTCGAGATATGTTGATTGGAAATCAGGAGTCAAAGAAATGGGGAAATCGTGTTAATCTAGGATATTTCCCCGATACTTTTGGAAATATGGGTCAAACCCCTCAAATGTTGAAATTAGCAGATTTGAAGTATGCGGCCTTTGGACGTGGGGTAAAACCGACAGGCTTGAATAATCAGGTCTTTGATAATGAAAAATATACTTCACAATATTCAGAAATGTGGTGGCAAGGACCGGACAATTCTAAAGTATTAAGTGTGTTATTTGCTAATTGGTATAGCAATGGTAATGAAATTCCAATTGATAAAGCTGAGGCTAAGAAATTTTGGGATGAAAAGCTAGCTGATGCTGAGAAATATGCTTCGACCGATAATTTGTTAATGATGAATGGTGTCGACCATCAACCAGTACAAAAGAATGTAATTCAAGCTTTAGATGTTGCCCAAGAACTTTACCCAGATTATGAATTTATTCATTCTAACTTTGATGATTACTTACAAGCAGTTTCAAAGAGTATTCCTAAAGATTTAGGAAAAATAAATGGTGAATTGACGAGTCAAGAAACCGATGGTTGGTATACTTTGGCTAATACTTCATCTTCTAGAGTTTACTTGAAGCAGGAAAATACCAAAGTAGAAAGAGAATTAGAAAATATTGCCGAGCCATTGTCAACTATGGCCTATAACGGAACAACGGATTATCCACATGATCAATTGCGTTATGCTTGGAAAATGCTTTTACAGAATAATCCGCATGATAGTATTTGTGGCTGTTCAGTTGATGATGTTCATCGTGAAATGATGACACGTTTTGCTAAGGCCAAAGAGGTTGGTAAATTTGTGGCTAGAGATGCTATTGCTACTTTAGCAAATCAGATTAATACATCTAAATTTCCTCAAGATAGTAAGCCTTTTATTTTGGTCAATACTAATGGTCATGAAAAAACTGAAATGAAGACTGTTGAGATTGAATGGGAAAGAGCTCTATTTGCCGATGGTAAACCAGAAGATCAATATGAGGCTATGAAACAAGCTCAAAATGATTTATCAGAATTTAAAGTAATTGATCAAACTGGACGAGAAGTACCATTTGATTTTGTCAGTTCTGATGTTCGATTTGGATATGATTTGCCAAAAGATAAATTTAGAATCCCTTACATGGCTCTATATATTACTATTCAATTAAATCTTACAGCTATGCCTGCATTTTCATGGAAGGTTCTAGCTTTGAGCAAGACGAATCAAATTAGAAAGCCGGAAGTAAAACAATACTATGATGCTGATGAACGCATTTTAGAGAACAATTGGCTCAGGGTTTCTATTAAAGATAATGGTAGTTTAAATATTTTAGATAAGAAAACCAATCGAGAATACGATAATCAGTTAATTTTTGAAGATACAGGTGATATTGGAAATGAATATATTTATCGTCAATCAGTAGATCAGAAAACTGTTTTGTCATCAGATATTCAGGCTAAAATCAAAGTTTTACAAAACAACTTTTTAGGGGCTAAAATTCAAATACAACAAACAATGATGCTTCCTGAATCTGCTGATGCTCGCCTAGAATATGAACGTCAAGCCGTAATCGATATAACTCAAAGAAAAGCTAAACGTTCTGATAAATTAGTTCCATTGACAATAACAACGGTAATCACTTTGTCCAAGAATGCAGATCAATTGAAGTTTAAGACCAGCTTTAATAATCAGATGAAGGATCATCGGATGCGAGTCCTATTTAGAACTAATTTGAAGAGCAATTACAATTCAGCAGATTCTATTTTTGAAACGGTTAAACGTTCTAATCATGTTAGTGACTCATGGAAAAATCCAACGAATCCACAACATCAACAAAATTTCGTTAATATTTGTGATGATCAGGGTGGTGTTACGATCGGTAATCTTGGTTTGAATGAATATGAGATATTGCCAGATAATAATACAATTGCTCTTACATTGCTTTGTAGTGTTGGAGAAATGGGGGACTGGGGTTATTTTGGAACACCAGATGCTCAATGTCTTGGTAAATTTACTTTTGAATATAGTATTGCCTTTCATGACCAATCAATTATGAGTCAAACTGAAACTTATCAGCAGGCCAAAACAAACCAAGTGTCTATTCAAAGTATTCAAACAAGTATTCATACTGGTAAAAGAAAGCCAGAATCTGCATTTATGACGCTTAAATCGGATAGTTTTGCTGTGACTAGTTTGAAGCAGGCTGAAAATAGTAGTGGTAATATTTTGCGAGGCTATAATTTAACTCAGAATGAATCTTCTGTTGATAGTAATATTTTGAGTAAAGCTAAAACCGTTAATTTTATTGAGGAAGATTATCCAACTAAAAGTTTGAATATGTTAGAGCCTGCTGAAATTAAAACCTATAAATTTAGTTTTTAG
- a CDS encoding glycoside hydrolase family 125 protein, with amino-acid sequence MIKHTISPEIKQFMVNVTKKAGAEHVDWAKVFNVTYANTLETTVKKIAADDNFILTGDIPAMWQRDSTCQVRPYLVMAQKIPEVSDFIRGVIKRQFFNMNHDPYANAFNSEANNAGHHKDHTTMTPWIWERKFEIDSLCFPVQLAYLLYKNTGRIDQFDDSFVSGIKKLLDVFEVEQYHTTKSKYRFERDEDRPEDTLVNNGFGSPVSETGMIWSGFRPSDDACVYGYLIPANMFAVLILDYIQELFSSVLNNSTIVQQAKKIQTEVRAGIEKYGTTTNQAGEKIYAYETDGLGHFLIMDDGNVPNLLSAPYLHYTTMDDQKYLNTRKTILSSENPYYFSGKYGKGLGSPHTPKDYIWHIALAIQGLTQADKAEKARLLNNMVATTNGTNMMHEGFNVNDPSKYTREWFSWANMMYCELFLNYFDYQIKE; translated from the coding sequence TTGATTAAACACACGATTTCACCTGAAATAAAGCAATTTATGGTAAACGTTACTAAAAAGGCTGGTGCCGAACATGTTGATTGGGCCAAAGTATTTAATGTAACTTATGCAAATACTCTAGAAACGACTGTTAAGAAAATTGCCGCTGATGATAATTTTATTTTAACTGGTGATATTCCAGCGATGTGGCAGAGAGATTCAACTTGCCAGGTTAGGCCATATTTGGTAATGGCACAAAAAATCCCTGAGGTATCTGATTTTATTCGCGGTGTAATTAAGCGGCAGTTTTTCAATATGAATCATGATCCATATGCTAATGCTTTTAATAGTGAAGCTAATAATGCTGGACATCATAAGGATCATACAACAATGACGCCTTGGATTTGGGAGCGTAAATTTGAAATTGATTCACTGTGTTTTCCGGTACAGCTAGCTTACTTACTCTATAAGAATACAGGACGAATTGATCAATTTGATGATAGTTTCGTCAGTGGAATTAAAAAGCTACTTGATGTTTTTGAAGTTGAGCAATATCACACGACTAAATCTAAGTATCGTTTTGAACGGGATGAGGATCGTCCAGAGGATACTTTGGTAAATAATGGATTTGGGTCACCCGTTTCTGAAACAGGAATGATTTGGTCAGGCTTTAGACCAAGCGATGATGCCTGTGTCTACGGATATTTGATACCGGCCAATATGTTTGCAGTTTTAATTCTGGATTATATTCAGGAATTGTTCAGTAGCGTTTTAAATAATTCAACTATTGTTCAACAAGCAAAAAAAATTCAAACTGAGGTTAGAGCTGGTATTGAAAAATATGGGACAACCACTAATCAAGCAGGTGAAAAAATCTATGCTTATGAGACTGATGGGTTAGGTCATTTTCTAATCATGGATGATGGGAATGTACCCAATTTATTGAGTGCACCGTATTTGCACTACACAACGATGGATGATCAAAAGTATTTGAATACGCGTAAAACTATTTTAAGTTCTGAAAATCCTTATTATTTTTCTGGAAAATATGGTAAGGGCCTAGGTAGTCCTCATACACCAAAGGATTATATCTGGCATATTGCTTTGGCAATTCAGGGATTAACACAAGCTGATAAAGCCGAAAAAGCCAGGTTATTGAATAATATGGTTGCAACGACTAATGGAACTAATATGATGCATGAAGGATTCAATGTAAATGATCCTAGTAAATATACTCGTGAGTGGTTTTCATGGGCTAACATGATGTACTGTGAATTATTTTTAAATTATTTTGATTATCAAATTAAAGAATAG
- a CDS encoding GntR family transcriptional regulator: MEPKYKLIYQTLKNNILNQKYSVGDKLPSENQLAQDYKVSRITSKRALSELENDDLVTRQAGIGTIVKKRTLGAIPKSEIIFVIPFANNTEFGDYTSGILQIFNEANGFQLTTINNHAFRDLPLDRLRSAKGIIYYVESIHLELPTITKLYLNNIPIILLDKSFEDLPIPCVTSDNFAGGSLATKELLKYNHKNLTYLTSKDSLNEASVRSRYFGFLSILRREKILPAILQTDFSDNNINQLIENIKSGRIDGIVAENDIIAIKLMNELRNHGIKIPQQLSIIGFDNIQASKLSYPALTTINQDFVSLGKTAATILLKLIQSPDIDPQQRTTIPVKLIKRQSIKI, from the coding sequence ATGGAACCTAAATACAAGTTGATATATCAAACATTAAAAAATAATATTTTAAATCAAAAATATTCAGTTGGGGATAAATTACCAAGTGAGAATCAATTGGCTCAAGATTATAAGGTAAGCCGAATCACCTCTAAACGTGCTTTGAGTGAATTAGAAAACGATGACCTTGTGACTCGTCAAGCTGGCATTGGTACTATTGTTAAAAAGAGAACACTTGGTGCTATTCCCAAATCCGAGATAATTTTTGTGATTCCCTTCGCAAATAATACTGAGTTTGGCGATTATACTAGTGGAATTCTCCAAATATTCAATGAGGCAAATGGCTTTCAACTAACTACCATCAATAACCATGCATTTCGTGATTTGCCACTGGACCGTCTTCGTTCAGCTAAGGGCATAATTTACTACGTTGAATCCATTCATCTAGAATTACCAACTATTACAAAATTATATTTAAACAATATTCCAATCATTCTTTTAGATAAGTCCTTTGAAGATCTGCCTATCCCCTGTGTTACCTCTGATAATTTTGCTGGAGGATCTTTAGCAACTAAAGAATTACTCAAGTATAATCATAAAAACCTTACTTACTTAACAAGTAAAGATAGTTTAAATGAAGCTTCTGTTCGCTCCCGTTATTTTGGCTTTTTATCCATTTTAAGAAGAGAAAAAATTTTGCCAGCAATTTTACAAACGGATTTCTCAGACAATAATATCAATCAATTAATCGAGAATATCAAATCAGGCAGAATCGATGGCATAGTGGCTGAGAATGATATTATCGCTATTAAATTAATGAACGAATTACGTAATCATGGTATTAAAATTCCGCAACAACTTTCCATTATTGGATTTGATAACATTCAAGCTTCTAAATTGAGCTATCCAGCGTTAACAACTATTAATCAAGATTTTGTTTCCTTAGGAAAAACTGCAGCTACTATTTTATTAAAATTGATTCAGTCCCCTGACATTGATCCTCAACAACGTACGACAATTCCCGTTAAATTAATTAAACGGCAATCGATTAAAATATAG
- a CDS encoding GH92 family glycosyl hydrolase has translation MLVNQIDTRQGTNSTPEFSHGNTLPYTGIPFGMNYFIPQTTFDNTSWSFSPMSHQFAGIKITHQPSPWIGDFSDFIVSAITGDIDLKADVTNQMGSYRPDAATFNPHYLSIYDQRYETKTQVAPTTYGALLKYTFDEINPKIIIHIPKNGSFILNENKNEIKLLIKNYDSHFNDDFKSYASLKFSNKFISTLITHQDNPKYDSMILSFNNIDELLIRLATSFISYDQAHFALKRLTNLNFESAKKTAQETWQYYLDLISVSDYNTIKMSTFYHCLYRTFLFPQRCFELDSNNNPIHYDLYNDKVKKGYLYMNNGFWDTSKTVYPLFAILIPKEYHQMLLGFYNSYLESGYLPKWLAPDERGMMPGTLIDAVIADAAIKGILTKSEIRNFLKAMLKSANQESHDTRLGRMGMKDFNNYGYLPSDKYSESVNQTLDYAYSDFCISQVAKLLYEDKIAQKYSHSALNYQNLFDPKTGLMRPKDSSGNFKSDFNAIRWGTDYTEGSSWQNSFSVYHDINGLKKLYQNPNFIQTLLKLSNQKPAFKVGGYGFQIHEMTEMVAIDFGQIAISNQPSFHLPYLFEYTDHPEYTELLIKQLVNQFDDTMNGFPGDEDNGSMSAWFIFSCLGFYPVCPGSDEYVFGIPIFNKATIHLPNGKQFNIKTNRNCPQNQFVQKRMLNDQPLKSRSLKYVQIINGGNLDTELCLLPYSKENIELPFSLSN, from the coding sequence ATGTTAGTCAATCAAATTGATACTAGGCAAGGAACCAACAGTACTCCCGAATTTTCACACGGTAATACTCTGCCGTATACTGGTATTCCTTTTGGAATGAATTATTTTATTCCACAAACAACCTTCGACAATACATCCTGGTCCTTTTCACCAATGTCACACCAATTTGCTGGTATAAAAATAACCCACCAACCCAGTCCTTGGATTGGTGACTTCTCTGATTTCATTGTGTCAGCAATTACAGGTGATATAGATTTGAAAGCAGACGTTACTAATCAGATGGGATCTTATCGTCCAGACGCCGCCACCTTTAACCCTCATTATTTATCTATTTACGATCAACGCTATGAAACAAAAACTCAAGTAGCTCCTACAACTTATGGTGCTCTTCTCAAATATACTTTCGATGAAATTAATCCCAAAATCATCATCCACATCCCCAAGAATGGTTCTTTTATTCTCAATGAAAATAAAAATGAAATAAAATTACTTATTAAGAATTATGATTCCCATTTTAACGACGACTTTAAATCATATGCTTCTTTAAAATTTAGCAATAAATTTATTTCAACTTTAATAACTCATCAGGATAATCCAAAATATGATTCCATGATTCTGTCCTTTAATAACATCGATGAACTATTAATAAGATTAGCTACTTCCTTCATTAGTTATGATCAAGCGCATTTTGCGTTAAAACGTTTGACAAATTTAAATTTTGAAAGCGCAAAAAAAACTGCACAAGAAACTTGGCAGTATTATTTAGACTTAATTAGTGTATCTGACTACAATACGATTAAAATGTCCACTTTTTATCATTGTCTTTATCGAACTTTTTTATTTCCACAAAGATGTTTTGAATTGGATTCTAATAATAATCCAATTCATTATGATTTATATAACGATAAAGTAAAAAAAGGCTACCTTTATATGAACAACGGTTTCTGGGATACTAGTAAAACAGTTTATCCATTATTTGCAATTCTAATTCCAAAAGAATATCACCAGATGCTTTTAGGCTTTTACAATAGTTATTTGGAAAGTGGTTATCTACCAAAATGGCTTGCTCCTGATGAACGAGGCATGATGCCTGGAACTTTAATTGATGCAGTGATTGCTGATGCGGCAATTAAAGGAATTCTAACTAAATCAGAAATCAGAAATTTTCTTAAAGCCATGCTAAAAAGTGCCAATCAAGAGAGTCATGACACTCGATTGGGTCGAATGGGAATGAAAGATTTCAATAATTATGGATACTTGCCATCTGATAAATATTCTGAATCCGTTAATCAAACTCTAGACTATGCCTATAGTGATTTTTGTATTTCGCAAGTTGCCAAATTGCTTTATGAAGATAAAATAGCTCAAAAATACTCTCATTCCGCTTTAAACTATCAAAACCTTTTCGATCCTAAGACTGGTTTAATGCGTCCCAAAGATAGTTCTGGCAATTTCAAATCAGATTTTAATGCAATTCGTTGGGGAACTGATTATACAGAGGGAAGCTCCTGGCAAAATAGTTTTTCTGTCTATCATGATATAAACGGTTTAAAAAAGCTCTATCAAAATCCGAATTTCATACAAACACTTTTAAAATTAAGTAATCAAAAGCCAGCTTTTAAAGTTGGTGGATATGGTTTTCAAATTCACGAAATGACTGAAATGGTCGCAATTGATTTTGGACAAATTGCCATTTCTAATCAACCTAGCTTTCATTTACCATATTTATTCGAATATACTGATCATCCAGAATACACAGAATTATTAATTAAACAGTTAGTCAATCAATTTGACGATACAATGAATGGATTCCCCGGTGATGAAGATAATGGTTCAATGTCAGCTTGGTTCATCTTTTCTTGTCTAGGTTTTTACCCAGTATGTCCAGGTAGTGATGAATATGTTTTTGGTATTCCGATTTTCAACAAAGCAACTATTCATTTACCTAATGGCAAACAATTTAACATTAAGACTAATCGTAACTGTCCTCAAAATCAGTTCGTTCAAAAACGAATGCTTAATGATCAGCCATTAAAAAGTCGGTCATTGAAATATGTACAAATAATTAACGGTGGTAACTTAGATACCGAACTTTGTCTTCTTCCATATTCAAAAGAAAATATAGAATTACCATTTTCATTAAGCAATTAA
- a CDS encoding MucBP domain-containing protein, whose translation MGKKHIHQHFSHNGEKTTMENDVLSPKIKKIARDDVEIKIHYVDSLGKDIIKPATIKGHYLDKLDIPWQEIPGYVLSSVTNFQQTFIPNDDGIYLVYASQLSAPVIVYHRNTNGNLIADPQYLEGELNQKFNSKPLEEANHFLVHAPKHAKGQFTDKVQEQEYIYNVLPIKDVKIKDNLYIEVRDNVDVFSKPTSKVPLDKELPYGTTWKVYRAVEETYNHTIWYNLGGNTWVPSGKKISTQLINRISPSQEVLNSPLDETASNISYTYSVIDNMTVNRSVKILYYSDQYITAWKTPYGDMDNQRYRGDQTVLVKKLVQLDNYSVWAQLDDGYYVESKYLNL comes from the coding sequence ATGGGAAAGAAGCATATACATCAACATTTTTCCCATAACGGGGAAAAAACAACTATGGAAAATGACGTACTCTCACCTAAAATAAAAAAAATTGCACGTGATGATGTTGAGATTAAGATTCACTATGTTGACTCATTGGGCAAAGACATCATTAAGCCAGCTACAATTAAGGGACACTATTTGGATAAATTAGATATTCCTTGGCAAGAAATACCGGGATATGTTTTGTCATCCGTTACTAATTTCCAACAAACTTTCATTCCGAATGATGACGGGATTTACTTGGTTTATGCTAGTCAATTGTCAGCTCCAGTTATTGTTTATCATCGAAACACCAATGGTAATTTGATTGCTGATCCTCAATACTTAGAAGGTGAGTTGAATCAGAAATTCAACTCTAAACCACTGGAAGAAGCCAATCATTTTCTCGTACATGCACCTAAACATGCAAAAGGACAATTCACAGATAAAGTCCAGGAACAAGAATATATCTATAACGTTTTGCCTATTAAGGATGTTAAGATCAAGGATAATTTATATATTGAGGTACGTGACAATGTTGATGTCTTTAGTAAACCAACTAGCAAAGTTCCTCTAGACAAAGAGTTACCCTATGGAACAACTTGGAAAGTCTATCGAGCTGTTGAAGAAACTTATAATCATACAATTTGGTATAATCTCGGTGGTAATACTTGGGTTCCAAGTGGCAAAAAAATATCCACTCAACTCATTAACCGTATTTCACCCAGTCAAGAAGTGCTTAACAGTCCACTTGACGAAACTGCCAGCAATATCAGCTACACTTATTCAGTAATTGATAATATGACCGTCAATCGTTCTGTCAAAATACTTTATTATTCAGATCAATACATTACCGCTTGGAAAACTCCTTACGGTGACATGGATAACCAAAGATATCGTGGCGATCAAACTGTTTTAGTTAAAAAATTGGTTCAACTAGATAACTATAGTGTTTGGGCTCAATTAGATGATGGTTACTATGTTGAAAGCAAGTATTTAAATCTATAA
- a CDS encoding OFA family MFS transporter: MNKSMNRWQVLIASTAILLCTGAVYAFSVFAGPLSATKGWSMAEIMLAFTINSAISPIPMILGGFLTDKGLSKWSITIGGILFGLGFFLTGIVTSPAMLYLTYGLIGGLGQGLAYSGCLSNTIKLFPDKKGLASGIITAGMGGAAIIAAPIGNYFIETQNVLYAFRMLGIIYLVVVLIASFFIKEAPVNFKPTGWTPQTKNGSKVVNKNWLAMLRSPYFYLIFMMLLTGAFSGLMIASNASVIGQQMFKLSATTAAFYVSLYSLSNCAGRVIWGSVSDKLGRNSTLNIILSVIILAFIVLVTLHSQIGFALGIIVLGLCFGGVMGVFPPLVMENFGPKNQGTNYGIVFVGYSAAAFIAPKIAVNMANANGGNFSKAFYVAIAVALIGLVTNFIYLQMKKKMTKQQNMEGIA, encoded by the coding sequence ATGAATAAGTCAATGAATAGATGGCAAGTTTTAATTGCTTCAACTGCAATTCTGTTATGCACAGGTGCAGTTTATGCATTCAGTGTTTTTGCAGGACCATTGAGTGCAACTAAAGGATGGAGTATGGCTGAGATAATGTTAGCCTTCACTATTAATTCAGCTATTAGCCCGATACCGATGATTCTAGGTGGTTTTTTGACCGATAAAGGATTGTCTAAGTGGTCGATCACAATTGGAGGAATTCTCTTTGGATTAGGCTTTTTCCTAACTGGAATCGTGACTAGTCCAGCAATGCTATATCTGACTTATGGTTTGATCGGTGGCTTAGGACAAGGACTAGCGTATTCTGGTTGTTTGAGTAATACAATCAAATTGTTTCCTGACAAAAAGGGGCTGGCATCAGGAATCATCACTGCTGGTATGGGTGGTGCTGCGATTATTGCGGCTCCAATCGGAAATTATTTTATTGAAACTCAAAATGTTTTGTACGCTTTTAGAATGTTAGGAATTATTTACTTAGTGGTAGTCTTAATTGCTAGCTTCTTTATTAAAGAAGCTCCGGTTAATTTCAAACCCACTGGTTGGACTCCGCAAACTAAGAATGGAAGCAAAGTGGTCAATAAGAATTGGTTAGCAATGCTTCGTTCACCTTATTTTTATTTAATTTTCATGATGCTTTTAACTGGTGCATTCTCAGGCTTGATGATTGCTTCAAATGCTTCAGTGATTGGACAACAAATGTTCAAATTGTCGGCAACAACGGCAGCCTTTTATGTTAGTTTATATTCCTTAAGCAATTGTGCAGGGAGAGTGATCTGGGGCAGTGTTTCTGATAAATTAGGGCGTAACTCAACTTTGAATATTATTCTAAGTGTTATTATCCTAGCTTTTATTGTATTAGTAACACTACATTCACAAATTGGATTTGCATTAGGAATCATTGTTTTAGGACTATGTTTCGGTGGAGTGATGGGAGTCTTCCCACCTTTAGTCATGGAAAACTTTGGTCCTAAAAATCAGGGGACTAATTACGGAATTGTTTTCGTAGGATATTCTGCTGCGGCATTCATTGCTCCTAAAATAGCTGTCAATATGGCAAACGCTAATGGTGGTAACTTTAGCAAGGCGTTTTATGTTGCAATTGCAGTTGCTTTGATAGGATTGGTTACTAACTTTATTTATCTTCAGATGAAAAAGAAAATGACTAAGCAACAAAATATGGAAGGAATTGCTTAG